Below is a window of Scatophagus argus isolate fScaArg1 chromosome 24, fScaArg1.pri, whole genome shotgun sequence DNA.
TCACACACAAGAGGAGACTATGCactggtgtttgtgttgtttaacaTCCCCCAAGGCCagtgtgaatttatttttagccgcaaacatcactgaaaataaatcaaatatccTTTCCAAGCACTCGAGGATTCAggaagaaaatgtcagaaaagctCAGGTGTAGTGTGAagcccagagagagagacagagagagaaacaagttCGTTTTCCCAGTTGTATCAATAGTTTATTACATACTAtctcataaaaacattttcaactttttCCACATATAAACACCGCAAATTGGTACATTTACAAATCTTCAACCGTCCAAAGTCATACaaaaatgaacactgtgatAAGTCAATACACAAGACGCTCTATTATCACAAGGACTGCGTGTGCTGCACTGGATGTACGCCTGCATGTGAGAATCTATGTGCATCGGTCTGTTGAGTCCACATGTTGCAGCCAGAGTTTTGCTTTGCTCAAACAAGTCGTCGTTTGTGAATCAGTGGCAATGGAGACACATTTACAAGATAAATATTTTGGATGTTAATCCTATTCAGGCACTGACTGGATGATCAGACGATTTGAGCAACCTGACCAACTGATGGGGAATACTGAGAAACCACAGCAAGTTATCAGTGTTTATCACGTTTCCGAGTAAAATGTCACCTACGTCACAGACTGCTCGTCATAGTTGTattacagttcagttttaacCACAGAACAAGAAGTTGTACCAAAAGTTCCTAGCTCACCctaaaataattcagttttactTTGTGAATCTTAACACCAATCACAAAGACACtccttattttttatttgttttattttattttattttttttgcctctaTGCTAATTCAAAAAGTGAATCAAAAAGGCccgcgcgcgcacacacatgcaaataagttaacatgaaaaaagtaaacaatttcaaggaaaaaaaaagaaaaaagttttggtTTGGAGTTTTAAAACGTGTAagtaaatgcaaaaataaattagcaGCTTAAATCATGGTACATTCACATGAGTTGTTTACTACTAAATACAGTGACATGAACGAGGCTGAAACGCTAATGATACAAATGTTCCAGGCTGATCGTGCAAAGTGGAGACCAAAGTTTATAGAAACCAAATACTAATGTGCAATTTCAGAATCCACAACGTGACTGAGAAATTGTGCAATCAAtcgagagaaaataaaaagaatatcCTGTGTCCTTTCAGTGGGTTAAAAGTTTCCGAGAAGCTCCGAACGTCATCAGTGTGACAAACGCGTCACGGCGATCTGCTTCTCGttctgttcctctctgtgtttttgtctcatctCAGAATCCCGGTAGCGTTGAGCGCTGAAGTTTTCCAGAGGAGCACGTGGACTCCTGTCTCTTCTTCGGATATTTCTGCTATATCCACCacacgcctgcctgcctgcccgtcCCCTCCGCCTCATTAGGCAGGCATTACTCATACGGCTGTTGGGCAAGAAAACTGTTATTCCGCCTCACTGCGGGCAGACCGAACTCTGCACGCTCATGTGTCGGTGCTGCACTTCCGCTGCTGCGTCACTTCAGGCTGGGAACATGTGGCGCAGGCACAGTCGCCGCCGCAGTCGCCGAAGCGGGGGACTGGTAGGTGCGCAGCAGCACCTTGTGCTTGGTGGCGCCCTCTGCGCGACGGCATTGCTGCTCCACCAGGAACTCTTTGAGTCGGCTGGAGGTGAAGGTCAGAGTCTGTCTCCTCAGCTTCATAAGGTAGGAGTCCTGCAGCCAGGCCTGGGAGAAGCAGTCCCGTGTCGTCGGACGGGCCCTGAAAATGCACATACAAATATGAAGAACTCAACATTTcacgtgtttttgtttttcatcaaatTTTGTTGGCACCCACCATGGGAAACTGCTCAACATTTTCTTGAGAAAGGCGGAGGCACTTTGGGACACATTAGGGTACAGTTTTGTTGGGTCAAACTTGGCTATTAGGATTTTGGATTCAACTTGTTGAGGGTCTTTATCTTCGAAGGGCAGTCGACCACTGAGCCTGAACACAGGAAAAACAGGTTCACTCAATTGGCAAAATTGTAAAATGAGTTCTATTATCGACTGAGCTCTTGACAAAGAATAAATTTAAAACGTCAAGTAATTTAAACTTGTCTTACATGACATACGTGACAACTCCAACCGCCCAAACGTCCGCAGGAGGACCAACCACTTCACCTTTTATCATCTCAGGAGCTTGGATCACGAAAGgatgaaaatagagaaaaatcaGTGATCTGTCTTTTGATGTGGACCTACGggacttaaaaaacaaactagaGACAAACGAACAGTATCTGTACATCAACCAAGCCAGCAGACGTTGTTGTCCTCACCCATGTACTCCAGCGTTCCTGCTCCTGCATCCTGGTGTTTGAGGCTGAGGGGGTTGAAGCTCTGAGCGCTTCCAAAGTCCACGATCTTGATGGCGTTGAGGTTGGTCACCATGATGTTGTCGGGCTTCAGGTCCAGGTGGAGCACGCGGCGGTTGTGGAGGTACTCGACCCCCTGGAGGATCTGGACCAGGTAACCCACCACGTCATCCTCAGAGTAACGGAACCTTTTGTGAGGTAGAAAGGAGGTTCTCAATCGGTCCTCATACTGGAAAAGTACACGCAAGTCCACTGATAGAGTAGAGAGGAAAGTTCTTTTCAATGTGTTCATTTGCTCTTAATATCTGAGAAGAACCCATCTAAGATGGCTGAAGAgctgaaaagaagaaagcagcagatccAGATGGACTTCCTGTAGatgtttattcagtttttaaaaattaaagagCATCAAGTCATCCATTCTTCACTTCCATACTCATCTACTGTAGACTCTCTAGAAATCATCTGGGGAATAACTCAACAAAACTGACTTTATACATCCACATATActccaaacaaaatgtcagaaaagtttctgtctgtctgcgtttGTGCATCTCAGTATGAGGTGACACATCCAGCGTCCTACCTGTCTATGAGGCTGTACAGCAGCTCTTTGCCTGTGCAGTACTCTGCCACCAGCACCAGGTAGCGCGGCGTGACGTAGGCTTCGTGCAGGGCCATGACCTTCTCGTTGTGAAGGGATTTCAGGATCTCGTACTCCTTCAGCACTTCCTGCTTGTTGTCCTGGCTGTACGGGATGATCTTTGCCATGAAGATTTTGCCCGTCGCGTTCTCGCGGCACTCTCGGATGACTCCAAACCGACCcctggagaaaaaacaaaaaagaacagacaaaagtattacaGCAAAGAACTGTGGCAAAAGGTAGGAGACTGGAGGTTGTTAGCGAGTAAGTATTTTCAAAGTGAAGGCCGAAGCAATAACCTTCCATCTCACCTCGCTTTCTCATCGAGGAAAGTGTAGGGCTTCTGTGGAACTCCCTGTCGCAGAGCAGTGGAGGGCGCAGTGCGTCCTGATGGGTTGCCTCTGGTGGGGGTACTGGCCCTGTCCCCAATGGGGCTCAGGCTGGAGGTCTGGAGCACTTGTGGGGAAAAGGAAACAGGAGTGGGGGGGACGTGAGCCGTGACGGTGGTGGTGGGGACGTATGTGGGCACAGAGGCCACTGCTGGTTTTGTTGGAATCGATGGAGGGGTTACAAGAGGTGGCGGTGGCGATACTGGTGGGGTCTGGGTCATAGGAGACACCACATTCACCGGGCTCTGGGGTTTGGGGAGCACAAAGGGTGGAGGAGCTTTGACTGTGggtggagagggaagaggggagcGTATTTTTGGAGCATCCTCAGCTGTTGTGCCTGCGGATGGTAATGATGGGTTTGTTGCAGGACTGTAAGGCAGAGAGGATGGAGGGGTAGGAGTGACCTCCATTTTGGATGGTGCTGTGGGCAGAAGAGGTAATGCAGCAGGGGCGGCTGCAACTTTCAGAGATGTGGTGGTGGAAGAGATGGTGGAGACAGGCATCCTGGGAGCGTTGTTCTGGGCTGGTTTAAGGGGAGGCTCTGGTTCAGGTGGAGGTGGGACTGTCTTCACGACGGGAACGACAGGTGAAGGTCCTCCAACTGTGAAATACAATCACATGcgtatttgatatttttttaacttgatgTGCTTTAAAGGAACATAACAGAACTccagttgattttttttgaaGATATTGAGGGATCATCCTCTTATCAGTTTACCATTTCAGTGCAAGTCCTGTCCAGTCCAGTATCGTGTCCCTGAATTTTGACAGTGTGTAAAATACCTGTTGAGTCCAGGCTGACTGGAGCAGAGCAGTTGCTGTATGGCCCTTGTCCTGCTTTGTTGGTGCAGGTGACACGGAACCTAAATGTGCCGCCTGGTGGCAGGTCTGTGACATTGTAGTAGCAGTCGACGACTCCTGTGGCAACCGTCAGCCAGTTTGAGTCACCTGCAGGACAGAGGGAAGAGCCATGACTGAGAGTTGCTGTGATCTTTCTGGACAGAGCATACAGGTATAAATGACCACATTCCACTTCAAATTTTGTACATAATTAACTTTGTATTCTGGAGGGGAAATTAAAAGTAAATCATCGCCTGGTTTGTTCTCTCTAATAGGCAAACATGTTGTGGTTCACATATTGGACACTAGATGGCGGTGTTGTCAAACTGATAAAATGAAGTGAATAGAAACTAGAAATGACACACAATACTCAATTTTACGTATACGCCAACAAGTTAAGGCCCCAGTTTGTCTGCTGAAAAGTATCATATTTCTTATGCGGGTATGGTAAAACTGACTTAAATCACAACGTAAATTAAGCATTGATAGACGATCTGGAATGAGACAACAGAACAACACGTCAGAATGAAATCCATCAGACCAATAAATATTCACAAACTCTGAGTCAAAGCTTATGCGATTTAACTTTACTCCACCACACTGtgagataatgatgatgattcatCTCACATCATGACATAAAGTTTGGACAGCAGCACTGTTGCCGTCACTATTCCCACATGGACtgactcattttctctgtttaagTGGTGTCTGCGGATTTGGAGACTTACTTCCCGGAGCTTTCTTCACATACAGcacaaaaccaaacactggctaaGCCCTTCAAGAGCTGATACTTCCGAGGAGCTTGTAACCTTCAGCTTAATTTCATTTTACCTCACCTGGGGATACCACATCATGCTGACAATAGTACACAAAGGGAATGCGATTTTAAATCCACCAAAACGGCCAACAAACCACATAACAGCAAAGCAAAGTtctttttaaccaaaaaaaggtttttctaggatgaataaaaaaaagtatgtagGGGAACTACCATGTTCAAAAGCCAAAAGTCACTcaccttctgtctttctttccaggGTGTAGCTGCATGGAGGTTTGGTGTCTGCTGGCTTCCACAGCACCAGGACTGTGTTGTTGTAAGTCTGGGGGACCTCAGGGGTCCCTGGTCGCTTTGGGATACCTTCagcaggaaggagggaaagcaggagggagagaaaaagcacaaaTCAGATGAGTGTACGTCATGCAGAAACACGTGACCCAGATGTGACTGCGTTTGTGATGAGTTACACTTTAAATATCCAGACattcctgcattttgttttgtttgtatgtgaaagGTTGAAACTGTTTCGAGTATGTGGTTTTAAAGGGTGGTAATGTGGGTGGTTTCAAGTGTGATTATAAGTTTTTTTGAATTGGGTATAGTTTACATTCCATTATAGCAATCAGTGATACAGCATGgcttattttatttactcaaaaaacaaaaaaaaacaaaaaaaagattcaagATACCAAAGAGGAAATGATTTTCTCAGGCCTAAGGTACAAAAACAATCTAGAAatggtttcagttttgttgctaACCCAAACCAAACTTGACACAAATAGTGTCATTCCTTAATTTCAAAATACATTTCCCATTTGGCCTGTGCACCAGCATGAACAACGGAGCCGATGCTCCAGGCGAGATAAGCTGTCTGAAGTATTTTTCGAGGGGAGAAAAATAGCCTCAGTGGCTGAGATTAGTAAGACTACATGTCCACAGCCATAACAAATGAAGTTCAAACACAATCGATTGCATCTGACACCTGAGAAATATATCTTCCACTGAAGCCTCGAAACACGATCATTGTTGCATTTGAGAGCAATACTGACACAAAGCTGCTCTTATTACACACTATTTGCACGCTGCAGTCCTAAACGCGGCCTGCCACAGCTGATTTCAAATTACTGGAAGCATCATTTGTTCTTATTACATGATGAACATGAGAAAAACCCATTAGGTTAATCTCCTGTAAATTGAATCTGCTGTCATTAATATTCATTTGGACTGTATAAATATTCATACCATTCTTCCtgctgttaaattaaattatgtaaaataCATCATGTTATGATAATTACTGTATGACTACGACAGGCAAAGGAGCAGTTGGACTTCACTGTACTCaattttgttaaaataacaaattaactataaaatatatttgaataaCGATGGGTACTTACAGGCTATGGACAACGTGCAGGACGTGGTGATGGTAGCTATGGGGTTTGTAGCTACACATTCATAAACTCCATCGTCCCTCCTGCTGGACTTCATGATCATCAGAAGCTGCCTGCCATCTGGGTGGGCGATCAGGCTGATTCTGTCATCCGCCTCCAGTGGTTTCCGATCTGGAAAGCACAAAATAATGTAAGCATCTGAGGCGGCTTTTAGAAGATTTTTAGAATTTAAGAAAGTTACCTTTCATCCATGTGACTTCCGGATGTGGACTTCCAGCCGGAAGGCAGGTAAGAGTGACGGGTTCCCCCTCCAGCAAGACGTGGTCtttcagtttgatgtggaaCACGGGCGCAAAATCCGAAGCCGAGCGGATAAACTGCTGGCTTTTTGACAAACCGTCCTCTTTGGGGGCGGATGAAGGCAGATCAGACTGAGAGggggttttgtcttttttgctcCTTGTCAAACCCCACCTGTCCCACCGTGATCGCCTGTCACTCTCCGAGGCTTTTTCGGAATGAATGCTAGAAGTGGATTCAATTGATTCCTTGGATGCACCAGCGCTGGCCTGTTTTGCCAGCTGATTCTCAGGGATTCCCATTCCTTTGAGTCCACGTCCTTCAGACTGGGAATGACGATGGCGGGTAAACAAGGGTGTCCTCTTTCCTTCTGcgtcctcttttctctcttcagacTGACTGCGGATTTTCGTGGATATCCCGGCCACTTTGTTCTCAAACTTGTGCCGCATTGCCAGGACAGGCGAATCAGTGACTTTCTTCAGAACCTTTTGTGCCAGCTCTTTCTGACTTCCCTCAGCATCTttgtccttcctctcctctgactGGGTCCTTATTTTGGCAGAGATTCCTGCCACTTTGGACTCAAACTTGCGCCTCATAGCAGAAACCGATGACTCgtcagcttttctttgttctctctcaTCCAGCTGCCTCTGTGCCCCTGCACTGTTCAGCTCCTTAGTATCCAAGGACTTACTGCGGCCAATAGCCCATGAAACCCTCTTGCTTACAGCAGTTTCCTGCACATCTtgatgtttttcctcctttagTTTTTCACCCTTCTTATCTATAGATGCTGACCTCTTGGACCGCAAGGAAAACCTCCCAATTAGACCAAGAcctgtttctttgtcttcttctctcaaATCTTGAACAGATTTGGATTTCTCCTGTAGTCCTTTGGATATCATTTCAAGAGGTGCCCCCCTTGGCCCTGGCCTGTAAACCTCTTCACCCCCCATGACAGTCTTCCGGCTTAGCACAGGTGATTTCTCCTCTGATTTGTTTCTAGTCAGTTTTCTGAGACCACGGGTCAGAGACGACTCCCGCTTCTTGAACCTGGCTTCAAAGACCTCCTCGGAGTCGATGTCTTTGATGTCTGTTCGGAGCACAGGCTGGCGGGGGATGGCAGGAAGGTCAGCGTCTGATGACGTGGATACAGAACCAGGAGATCGGGCGGCAGTTGCTACTTTGgcaaaaactgctgcatgctCGGATGAAGTTGGGGTATCCGTGGACTTTGTGTCGTTTGGCATGGCTGTAGCAGTGGGACGTTTGGATTGGGCCTTGTCAGATGTTTGAGAGGGTGCTGAAACAGCTTGAATGACACTGGCATATGCAGATGACGGATTAAAATTTTGTGGTGTTTCCTCGTCTGCCTTCATatcattttcattaatatgtaattcctgattttctttcttctcttcctcttcatcatcctcttctaTTACAATTATGGGAGCAATTACAGAGGGGGATCTGGACTCAGATGCTCCTTTATCTGCCTTGTCTAACTGGGTTTTGGTCCTTTTCTCTGCGACCTCATCTATGTCATTCTCATTCATACTTTGCATATCTTCATGTTGTTTcacactgttctgtttttgctgttggtCCAAACCTCCTGGTGCTGGGAGTATAAAGGAGGTCTTCTTAGTAGGTGAGGCAGATGCTGACTCAAGTGCTGTTTGTTCTGCAAGTGCGGACATTGAGGTTGCCTCCTGGAGCTTCTTCCCTTCTATGCTCCCACTGCCCACTGATGGGATCTCTAAGGGGGCTCCAAACCTGCGGTGCAGGGGCATGGGCTCAGAATCCCCCTGAGTGAAGGAGGCGCTTTTACGGAAAACTTTGGTCTGAGGCCTGTCCTCGCCAGGGCTCTCAGATGATGCTGCTCTGGTGAGTGTTGATGGCCCCGCTCTGGATTTCCTCAAATTTCGATCTAGAGACCCTGTGCGCCTCTCATCGTCAATGCCAAGCGTTTCAAATAAAGGCCCTCGCAGGCCGCTCATCTTTTTGTCCATGCTTCCTCCCCTGAGCAACCGCTGTCTCATCAGTTCCAGTTTTAAGGCATAATCCTCCTGGCTTAACTTTGCTGCCCCAGGGCTTGGACTGCGGTTGGGTAGTTCCATAGAAACAGCCTTTTTGAGGCTCTTATTACTTGTTTCTGAATCGTTGTTGGAATTTCCCTCTTCTGGGTCAATGTGGAGCAGCAATGCTGAATCAGCAGAGCTGCCTCTCCTCATGGTAGCCCGCCTGGCTTTTGTCTGCGTCTCGTCCGACTCTACACTTGATCCTTTCTTAAGTGGAGCTCGTTTTGTCATTTCCACGTTCTCCTCATTTGGggtttcctcttcatcttttaCTCCTTTTTCATCGGCCTGTCCTCTCATACCTGCTATGTCATTCTTTTTCCTTGTCCCATCAGCAGCGACACAAGGCCAGACATCTTCGTCCCCTGGGATCTCATTAAGGGAGACCCTGGAACCAGAAAAGACCATGGACAGTGGCATAGGAATAAAGGGAAGCTCATCCACATCTGCATCTGAgtcggaggaagaggagggcgGTGGGGAGCCTTCTTTTAAATGCCGTGGCACAGCAATGGAGACGTGGCTAGATGAGTCATTCAAGAGCTCTGGGATCGACCGCATCACCATCTTGGATTTGTAGCTGATAAGGGAACGCTGAAAAAGCCATTGAAGGACAATGTGAGAGAGTGTattataaaatttaatttcCCTACTCGACATGCAAAGAGTCCAATCTGGGTCAATAACACAGTTTTCAAACTCAAACGTGTTTGCAATCACTATGAATTAATCAGCACAGGGCTTTATTAAATCCTTCTAAATAAATTCAAGTGAAAGTGGTTTCAGAAAGTAATTTGATCAAAGTTAGCGTGCTATTTTTGCCAGGAAGTACTTGTTTGACTGATTTTGTCAGGTTTTATGTAAAACAGACCGAAAACTATGGCATCTTCAATGGCAGAAAGCAATATAATTTAAGGTGGATGTAAAACTACTCTCATCTATGACAAATCCAATGTGAATTATGCCGTTATTTTTGTCTAAAACTAACTTACTGACTCTCTGGGGAAGAGCCCTTGAAGCCCTTGAAGGCTTTACGTCCCGGTGGCTTACCTGCCATCGCCTTCTAGACAAAACTTGCTTCAGCATAGCTGTGCTGATGCTCTTGTTCGTCGGGGACTGCAATATAAAAACCGTCAActtttatgaaatatgaatgcCATTCTTATGACACACTGAAACAACTGACGCAGGTTGACATATATTCTAAATGCTAACTGACCTTGAACCATGGATGACGAAGGCACTCAATGGCACTGGGTCTCCtgagaaagggaaaaatgtGGATAAGCGTAAGGATCATTCTTAAATGTtaagaattgttttttttaaaatataaatgtctaTGGTAAATGATCGGACAGAGCCACCAAGATACTTACAGTCTGTCCACCACCAAAAGTTTGATGACAAATCCCTTTGCTTCTTTGCAGAGGTCAGAAAACATGCTCTCCTCAAACGCCACATTGTAGTTACGGATGTTTAAGGCAGTGGCTCTGTCATTCTCACCAGCAAAAGGAGACACACCAGTCAggctaaaatatatataaaaaaaacatcattatcaacaaaacaaaacacttttgaGCAAGATTTAGCTGCGTGTTCCATTATATTGCAACTACAAAACTGCATATTCTGTGACAAAACATACCAGAGGTAAGTGATGACACCAACAGGCCTGTGTGAGCGCAGGACAGATGAATGACAGTTAATATTCAGGAAGAACATAAAAGACAAGAGATTTTACTGCGTTGCAGTTAACAGAGTGGCAGCCTGCGGTGTGCAGTCACTTCTGGAGAGCAGGTGGCTCACCATATGTCTGTTGCTGTGGAGACGGGAGTTTGGTTAACAATCTCTGGTGCAACATATTCTGGCGTGCCGTATTTGCAGTAGCGCTCCTCAGAAGAATCCAATTTCATGGCATTTCCAAAGTCACAAATGCGGATCTGGTCACTCCCAGGACTTgccattaaaatattttcaggcTAAAGAAGGGGCGtatcaaaaacaacaatgttaGGCACTTGGGAAAGAATAGAACAATCTTGATCAAATAAATTTAACGCAGCACCAGAGGTGGGATGGACTGGTACCTTAACATCGAGGTGGGCAATGTTTTTTTGGTGAAGGTAACGAAGGCCTTCCAAAACCTGCTGAATACTACTGCGGATCTGTAGAGAAACACAAGGGAATGAACTTAAAAGTCACGTTACATAATGATAGCGCAGTGCAGTCAGCAGAAGCACACAAACCTCCACTTCCTTGACTGTTGTTTTCTTGGCCATTCTTTCCAGCAACTCCTCGTGACATCTTCAGATAATAgttgagggaaaaaagagagccGTGACTTGACTGTGCAGTCCAAGTGGTAGGTGCATGAGAAATGAATTATAAATGAGCAAAACTCCCACACATCTTATCTCTTGCTAATTCCACTCATCGGTGatgagtcagagagaaaaagctgTGCTGCGCTTCATTCATGCCTCCAGGGGACTGCAGAAGACATTAGGATTAATGCTTTGGATCTTTAGTGTCCTTGAGATGCATTTAAGTGCACTTTTGTTCAGCAGTGAAGCAGATAAAATTTGAAACAGTACTGCAGGAAAGCTGGTGCCTTTTTCA
It encodes the following:
- the spega gene encoding striated muscle preferentially expressed protein kinase isoform X1, encoding MAEHPGSSPSPNIPSKRAKVTKDQVVPGDGLVMQEPTPPVFIRKLRKAAVGTGCDIRLRVSVAGFPKPSLTWYHNDELLPPSEAQDSGGLWIRDCRTSDAGLYTCVATNEMGEASCSAVLAIMDLGEENWAFHTDIWQIYPCEVFRSCRKQSYDSETTEDETTEPQMEPKEGPGRHQDKAGRRGPSGEGGGMIDYNPDAPDRRATLPGSYDPVVERELRALGSRPPGPHLDPTNSARTETADESQGLCPHASLSSPQPPPSTYKNSISTPNQDLDKTKNSDHQSSKTDQPSSVHSVVMTPKLARAGPKIFDKVRAFEERRASVDLPSGVGSVSGFGRAASFDSDDSGKKTGGPSKEEGQILQGAAQKRAAFKQRASSLEDKTSYSQRVQSYQSKFAEELQRIKKLVGKSSLKKAYSTEQLPQKERLTTGKLEPIPPQVVKKLEARERAVEDRKAGEREGNSRLHISLQGQGKGLGDQSNNPEKDKMTQPDSLGKTVDISSRGSTGKISVTMETPPVHQLPGQPLPTAAGTILSRETLQSSLAADKDRVVATSQKSSFTDLGTDSKRDTKMDNKADPRSPSPHGKRASPITVREPGSLYPPKPPRLTPSPTPSISPLVKRRKAEAGRTSPALKLNVPTILVEDEPMETECVTQGSNEETKTRRKEVKVRKSKKGRSAQARSPEDGGSSDDSYLSADEEPAEGPRFRSPLENTTASSGTEATLKCIINGSPPPTVTWRKNNVEIRSDAFHVVKAEGEKHSLVIKQMRPNNAGSYCATAVNPAGRASCSATLYIQSEPTHIQCGKLAGAMEVSSPTQSDEEYLSPQEEAMELGGSPVLSKSVRFKEPPSFQVAPCDQGVTEGQDVVISAKVSGQPKPIVYWLKDRVTVKTAGRFAVQETDDGTVEMRIVSAQRSDAGLYVCKIVSEYGTKQAECRVEVKANAAQMALKITRELKDVAVRAGESAMFECHITGPPDVDVDWLSNGKLIQPALLNCKMHFDGRRCRLLLNSVHEDDSGTYTCKLSTAKEELTSSANLRVTPSREPLFTRKLDILEVIEGRTARFDCKVSGSPAPRVTWMHFETRVEDSENVHVLQEGGRHSLVITHVSSNTEGFYTAVAQNIYGKSECTAELYMQEPRAAISSHMAKLEKMPSIPEEPEVLESEVEKRTMPDFVKPLADVEVIEGKEAVLKCKVAGLPYPTIGWYHNGKRIESSEERKMTQYRDVHSLIIRSACHAHGGVYKAVISNKVGKAACYAHLYVTDIVPDPPDGPPVIEAITGKTISLSWKRPKRLDPSLDSSSLLYVVQQQPLGSIQWSVVASNLRETNYTVTSLSKGVRYAFRVLTSTGKTLSKPSPSTDLVQLLDRGPYLRKAPVILDKPEIIYVVENQPASITITLNHVHAVVTWKRRGVVLVNRPGMYEMSMPDDDQHTLKLQRVRSTDVGQLVVTVSNQFGSDLCTLQLAMAVPPKFETIMEDVDVHIGETCRLAVVVEGKPDPDILWYKDDVLLSESSHFTFVYDDPEYSLVVLNACPEHSGVYTCTAKNLAGSNSCKAELTVHTERKEAAEPMEDEGTILRKMRRMTDYYDSHKEIGRGAFSYVKRVTQKKGKAEFSAKFISARGKRKALALREMEVLSELDNERILYFHDAFEKKNVLVLITELCHEELLERMAKKTTVKEVEIRSSIQQVLEGLRYLHQKNIAHLDVKPENILMASPGSDQIRICDFGNAMKLDSSEERYCKYGTPEYVAPEIVNQTPVSTATDIWPVGVITYLCLTGVSPFAGENDRATALNIRNYNVAFEESMFSDLCKEAKGFVIKLLVVDRLRPSAIECLRHPWFKSPTNKSISTAMLKQVLSRRRWQRSLISYKSKMVMRSIPELLNDSSSHVSIAVPRHLKEGSPPPSSSSDSDADVDELPFIPMPLSMVFSGSRVSLNEIPGDEDVWPCVAADGTRKKNDIAGMRGQADEKGVKDEEETPNEENVEMTKRAPLKKGSSVESDETQTKARRATMRRGSSADSALLLHIDPEEGNSNNDSETSNKSLKKAVSMELPNRSPSPGAAKLSQEDYALKLELMRQRLLRGGSMDKKMSGLRGPLFETLGIDDERRTGSLDRNLRKSRAGPSTLTRAASSESPGEDRPQTKVFRKSASFTQGDSEPMPLHRRFGAPLEIPSVGSGSIEGKKLQEATSMSALAEQTALESASASPTKKTSFILPAPGGLDQQQKQNSVKQHEDMQSMNENDIDEVAEKRTKTQLDKADKGASESRSPSVIAPIIVIEEDDEEEEKKENQELHINENDMKADEETPQNFNPSSAYASVIQAVSAPSQTSDKAQSKRPTATAMPNDTKSTDTPTSSEHAAVFAKVATAARSPGSVSTSSDADLPAIPRQPVLRTDIKDIDSEEVFEARFKKRESSLTRGLRKLTRNKSEEKSPVLSRKTVMGGEEVYRPGPRGAPLEMISKGLQEKSKSVQDLREEDKETGLGLIGRFSLRSKRSASIDKKGEKLKEEKHQDVQETAVSKRVSWAIGRSKSLDTKELNSAGAQRQLDEREQRKADESSVSAMRRKFESKVAGISAKIRTQSEERKDKDAEGSQKELAQKVLKKVTDSPVLAMRHKFENKVAGISTKIRSQSEERKEDAEGKRTPLFTRHRHSQSEGRGLKGMGIPENQLAKQASAGASKESIESTSSIHSEKASESDRRSRWDRWGLTRSKKDKTPSQSDLPSSAPKEDGLSKSQQFIRSASDFAPVFHIKLKDHVLLEGEPVTLTCLPAGSPHPEVTWMKDRKPLEADDRISLIAHPDGRQLLMIMKSSRRDDGVYECVATNPIATITTSCTLSIACIPKRPGTPEVPQTYNNTVLVLWKPADTKPPCSYTLERKTEGDSNWLTVATGVVDCYYNVTDLPPGGTFRFRVTCTNKAGQGPYSNCSAPVSLDSTVGGPSPVVPVVKTVPPPPEPEPPLKPAQNNAPRMPVSTISSTTTSLKVAAAPAALPLLPTAPSKMEVTPTPPSSLPYSPATNPSLPSAGTTAEDAPKIRSPLPSPPTVKAPPPFVLPKPQSPVNVVSPMTQTPPVSPPPPLVTPPSIPTKPAVASVPTYVPTTTVTAHVPPTPVSFSPQVLQTSSLSPIGDRASTPTRGNPSGRTAPSTALRQGVPQKPYTFLDEKARGRFGVIRECRENATGKIFMAKIIPYSQDNKQEVLKEYEILKSLHNEKVMALHEAYVTPRYLVLVAEYCTGKELLYSLIDRFRYSEDDVVGYLVQILQGVEYLHNRRVLHLDLKPDNIMVTNLNAIKIVDFGSAQSFNPLSLKHQDAGAGTLEYMAPEMIKGEVVGPPADVWAVGVVTYVMLSGRLPFEDKDPQQVESKILIAKFDPTKLYPNVSQSASAFLKKMLSSFPWARPTTRDCFSQAWLQDSYLMKLRRQTLTFTSSRLKEFLVEQQCRRAEGATKHKVLLRTYQSPASATAAATVPAPHVPSLK